The Nocardioides humi genome includes a region encoding these proteins:
- a CDS encoding PHA/PHB synthase family protein: MSTTHLADAAAPLDVLMVDAALGPLRRFVPDSSTARWAISMARRPRATGRRLGDLAAEAARIVAGASDVEPARGDRRFVDAGWSENPLLHRLVQLYLAGARTADELVADAEADLDPRDRKRVRFLVENVVEAVSPSNVPLVNPASAKAVIDTAGLSLVRGAGSLVRDLASAPRVPEMVDTSGFELGENIAATPGAVVFRNDLLELIQYRPQCDEVYEVPVLLVPPTINKFYAIDLAPGRSLMEFSVQSHRQMFAISWRNPDARHAAWNIETYVRAILDALGAVEEITGSERTVLGGICSGGILASITAAYLAGIGRLDRIAAVCLAVTVIDNAGAGTVSALTDPRLAQAAKARSARKGYLDGRSLAEVFAWLRPSDLIWNYWVNNYLLGKRPPAFDILFWNADTTRMTAGLHADFVDLAMDNSLTRPGALKVMGVPIDLGSVTVDNYIAAGIADHITPWENCYRTTQLLGGPSRFVLSTSGHIAALVNPPTNRKASFRTNDDHSSDAQAWLKDATVTEGSWWTDVAAWLDRRCGDLRPAPEELGSARLQPLAEAPGTYVFDK, encoded by the coding sequence ATGAGCACCACGCACCTGGCCGACGCCGCCGCCCCCCTCGATGTCCTGATGGTCGACGCGGCGCTCGGACCGCTGCGCCGCTTCGTCCCCGACTCCTCCACCGCGCGCTGGGCGATCTCGATGGCGCGGCGTCCCCGCGCGACCGGACGCCGCCTGGGCGACCTGGCCGCCGAGGCCGCCCGGATCGTGGCCGGCGCCTCCGACGTCGAGCCGGCGCGCGGCGACCGCCGGTTCGTCGACGCCGGGTGGTCGGAGAACCCCCTGCTCCACCGTCTCGTCCAGCTCTACCTGGCGGGTGCCCGGACCGCCGACGAGCTGGTCGCCGACGCGGAGGCGGACCTGGACCCGCGGGACCGCAAGCGGGTGCGCTTCCTGGTGGAGAACGTGGTCGAGGCGGTGTCACCCAGCAACGTCCCGCTGGTCAACCCCGCCTCCGCGAAGGCCGTCATCGACACCGCCGGGCTGAGCCTGGTGCGCGGCGCCGGCAGCCTGGTCAGGGATCTCGCGTCCGCGCCGCGGGTGCCCGAGATGGTCGACACCAGCGGGTTCGAGCTCGGCGAGAACATCGCGGCCACGCCCGGGGCGGTGGTCTTCCGCAACGACCTGCTCGAGCTGATCCAGTACCGGCCGCAGTGCGACGAGGTCTACGAGGTGCCGGTGCTGCTGGTGCCGCCGACGATCAACAAGTTCTATGCGATCGACCTCGCGCCCGGGCGCAGCCTGATGGAGTTCAGCGTCCAGAGCCACCGGCAGATGTTCGCCATCTCGTGGCGCAACCCCGACGCCCGGCACGCCGCGTGGAACATCGAGACCTACGTCCGGGCGATCCTCGACGCGCTGGGCGCGGTCGAGGAGATCACCGGCAGCGAGCGGACCGTGCTCGGCGGGATCTGCTCGGGCGGCATCCTGGCCAGCATCACCGCGGCGTACCTCGCCGGCATCGGCCGCCTGGACCGGATCGCCGCGGTCTGCCTCGCCGTCACCGTGATCGACAACGCGGGCGCGGGGACCGTGTCCGCGCTCACCGACCCGCGGCTGGCGCAGGCGGCCAAGGCGAGGTCCGCCCGCAAGGGCTATCTGGACGGCCGGTCGCTGGCGGAGGTGTTCGCGTGGCTGCGGCCCAGCGACCTGATCTGGAACTACTGGGTCAACAACTACCTGCTCGGCAAGCGGCCGCCCGCCTTCGACATCCTGTTCTGGAACGCCGACACCACCCGGATGACGGCCGGCCTGCACGCCGACTTCGTCGACCTCGCGATGGACAACTCCCTGACCCGCCCGGGTGCGCTCAAGGTGATGGGGGTGCCGATCGATCTCGGCAGCGTCACGGTGGACAACTACATCGCCGCCGGCATCGCCGACCACATCACGCCCTGGGAGAACTGCTACCGCACCACCCAGCTCCTCGGCGGCCCGAGCCGGTTCGTGCTCTCGACCAGCGGCCACATCGCGGCCCTGGTGAACCCGCCGACGAACCGGAAGGCGAGCTTCCGGACCAACGACGACCACTCCTCCGACGCCCAGGCCTGGCTGAAGGACGCCACCGTCACCGAGGGCAGCTGGTGGACCGACGTCGCGGCCTGGCTGGACCGCCGCTGCGGCGACCTCCGGCCCGCGCCGGAGGAGCTGGGCTCCGCCCGGCTCCAGCCACTGGCCGAGGCCCCCGGCACCTACGTCTTCGACAAGTGA
- a CDS encoding SLC13 family permease, translated as MILTSAALSIFIVAYALIATERVHRVAAALGGVAGMVVIGLVDANSAFFDHHTGIDWNVIFLLFGMMIIVGVLKQTGLFEFLALWAALKSGGRPYRLLVLLVLISATVAPILDNVTCVLLVAPVTLSVCRQLNLPSAPYLISLILASNIGGTATLIGDPPNIIIGSRAGLSFLDFLIHSLPLTIILLFVFVVMARWLFRHDLSRSVDVGDALGGLHPRDAITNMRMLRRSLIVLALVMVAFSLHTVLHLDPSVVAMMGAGATVLVSRTEPEEFLEEVEWGTLAFFMALFVLVGSLVQVGVIGRISELAAEAMGDRELVAATALLFGSGVVGAFVDNIPYTTATVPIVEEMVAATASSGPTARCGGRSSSAPTSAATPPPSPPEPMSSSSASPPRPESRSASGSSRSTASWSPLSPSSSPGSTSTSATSCWSELGHGRAFGRRTTGEGRGGTGLRRRRMRMDRADRTGISTVRRRTALAAGVPLALVLTALAPATPASAVTPGQGYQAVRQLVVDGDDDLAVNPATGDVYVVDDNFDRLKRYSAAGALLRSVDLDAAGGVEVGPQGWVYVVDDDRVAILDAGLDLIGHTPVENVGLTDVAVGASGDIYVTDVVDDEVIHYAANGSYVGRWGGSGSGAGQLDNPQSIAVGPGGDVYVGERWNNRVSRFGPGGDFRGTWGRSGPATARSSGPSASPPTRRGTSTSRTTPTAGRRAAGSRSSPPPART; from the coding sequence GTGATCCTCACCTCCGCCGCGCTCTCCATCTTCATCGTCGCCTACGCCCTCATCGCCACCGAGCGCGTCCACCGGGTGGCGGCCGCCCTCGGCGGCGTCGCCGGGATGGTGGTGATCGGGCTCGTCGACGCGAACTCGGCGTTCTTCGACCACCACACCGGCATCGACTGGAACGTCATCTTCCTGCTGTTCGGGATGATGATCATCGTCGGCGTCCTCAAGCAGACCGGCCTCTTCGAGTTCCTCGCCCTGTGGGCGGCGCTGAAGTCGGGCGGGCGCCCGTACCGGCTGCTCGTGCTGCTCGTCCTGATCAGCGCGACCGTCGCCCCGATCCTCGACAACGTGACCTGCGTGCTGCTGGTCGCGCCGGTCACGCTCTCGGTGTGCCGGCAGCTCAACCTCCCGTCGGCGCCGTACCTGATCTCGCTCATCCTGGCCTCCAACATCGGCGGCACGGCGACGCTGATCGGCGACCCGCCCAACATCATCATCGGCAGCCGTGCGGGCCTGAGCTTCCTCGACTTCCTCATCCATTCCCTGCCGCTGACGATCATCCTGCTGTTCGTCTTCGTGGTGATGGCCCGCTGGCTGTTCCGCCACGACCTGTCGCGATCGGTCGACGTCGGCGACGCGCTCGGCGGCCTCCACCCCCGCGACGCGATCACCAACATGCGGATGCTGCGCCGCTCCCTGATCGTGCTGGCGCTCGTGATGGTGGCCTTCAGCCTGCACACGGTGCTGCACCTCGACCCGTCGGTCGTCGCGATGATGGGCGCCGGCGCGACCGTGCTGGTGTCGCGGACCGAGCCGGAGGAGTTCCTCGAGGAGGTCGAGTGGGGCACGCTCGCCTTCTTCATGGCGCTCTTCGTCCTGGTCGGCTCCCTCGTCCAGGTCGGCGTCATCGGCCGGATCAGCGAGCTCGCCGCCGAGGCGATGGGCGACCGCGAGCTGGTGGCCGCGACCGCGCTGCTCTTCGGCTCCGGCGTGGTCGGCGCCTTCGTCGACAACATCCCCTACACCACGGCGACGGTCCCCATCGTCGAGGAGATGGTGGCCGCCACGGCGTCCTCGGGGCCGACAGCCCGCTGTGGTGGGCGTTCGTCTTCGGCGCCGACCTCGGCGGCAACGCCACCGCCGTCGCCGCCGGAGCCAATGTCGTCGTCCTCGGCATCGCCGCCAAGGCCGGAGAGCCGATCAGCTTCTGGAAGTTCACGAAGTACGGCCTCGTGGTCACCGCTGTCACCCTCGTCATCGCCTGGCTCTACGTCTACCTCCGCTACTTCGTGCTGGTCTGAGCTCGGACACGGTCGCGCGTTTGGCCGCCGGACGACCGGGGAGGGTCGCGGTGGGACCGGGCTCAGGAGGCGACGGATGCGGATGGATCGGGCGGATCGGACGGGGATCTCGACGGTACGGCGGCGTACGGCGCTCGCCGCGGGGGTGCCGCTGGCGCTGGTGCTGACGGCGCTCGCGCCGGCGACGCCCGCAAGCGCGGTCACGCCGGGCCAGGGCTACCAGGCGGTGCGGCAGCTCGTGGTCGACGGCGACGACGACCTGGCCGTCAACCCGGCGACGGGCGACGTCTATGTCGTCGACGACAACTTCGACCGGCTCAAGCGGTACAGCGCGGCGGGCGCGCTGCTGAGGAGCGTGGACCTCGACGCCGCCGGCGGGGTGGAGGTCGGGCCGCAGGGGTGGGTGTACGTCGTCGACGACGACCGGGTCGCGATCCTCGACGCGGGCCTCGACCTGATCGGCCACACGCCGGTGGAGAACGTCGGGTTGACCGACGTGGCGGTGGGCGCCTCCGGTGACATCTACGTCACCGACGTCGTCGACGACGAGGTGATCCACTACGCGGCGAACGGCAGCTATGTGGGCCGCTGGGGCGGCTCCGGGAGCGGCGCCGGCCAGCTCGACAACCCCCAGTCCATCGCCGTGGGACCCGGCGGCGACGTCTACGTCGGCGAGCGGTGGAACAACCGGGTGTCCCGGTTCGGTCCCGGCGGGGACTTCCGCGGCACGTGGGGCAGGTCGGGACCGGCAACGGCGCGTTCCAGTGGCCCATCGGCCTCGCCACCGACGCGCAGGGGAACGTCTACGTCGCGGACTACGCCGACGGCGGGGCGCAGGGCGGCAGGATCCAGGTCTTCACCGCCACCGGCGCGTACCTGA
- a CDS encoding PucR family transcriptional regulator has product MDGPDVNPEVRKLSARLLPESAALGAAMAERIRSEIPVYDAGEAVTHDELVASCTVNTRYILGNLAGDVAAGDTPTETGTTRAEQGVPYAVVLQAFRVGARFIWEVLVDRADPEDRDLLLLAAADIWAVSDQLAADVTDAYRRALADRARRDGQMRAVLVGSLLDGDADATTYVGETAGMLDLGRATEYVVVSAESPSPGSEGLPDVERVLRRSNVRSAWRLDHDHQEGVVALRRGFGADHLAEALDGLARARVGISSVVARLDEIQEARRQARVACAAVSPGAAMVGRFGSDPLAVLLAGSPDQARVLVDAVLAPVLALPEDDRAVVFATARAWLAAGGSTSTAARELHVHRNTVRYRIRRLEEITGRDLARPVDAAELYVALECVRILGLG; this is encoded by the coding sequence GTGGACGGACCGGACGTGAACCCCGAGGTGCGCAAGCTCAGTGCGCGGCTGCTGCCCGAGTCCGCCGCGCTCGGTGCGGCCATGGCCGAGCGGATCCGCTCCGAGATCCCCGTGTACGACGCCGGGGAGGCCGTGACGCACGACGAGCTGGTCGCCTCGTGCACGGTCAACACCCGCTACATCCTCGGGAACCTCGCGGGCGACGTCGCCGCCGGAGACACCCCCACCGAGACCGGCACGACCCGGGCCGAGCAGGGCGTGCCCTACGCCGTGGTGCTGCAGGCCTTCCGGGTCGGCGCCCGCTTCATCTGGGAGGTGCTCGTCGACCGGGCCGACCCCGAGGACCGTGACCTGCTGCTGCTCGCCGCCGCCGACATCTGGGCGGTCAGCGACCAGCTCGCCGCCGACGTCACCGACGCCTACCGGCGCGCCCTGGCCGACCGCGCGCGCCGTGACGGGCAGATGCGGGCCGTCCTGGTCGGCTCGCTGCTCGACGGCGACGCCGACGCCACGACGTACGTCGGGGAGACCGCCGGCATGCTCGACCTCGGGCGCGCCACGGAGTACGTCGTCGTGTCGGCCGAGTCGCCGTCGCCGGGCAGCGAGGGCCTCCCCGACGTCGAGCGGGTGCTGCGTCGCAGCAACGTCCGCTCGGCCTGGCGGCTCGACCACGACCACCAGGAGGGCGTCGTCGCCCTCCGGCGCGGCTTCGGCGCCGACCACCTGGCCGAGGCGCTGGACGGCCTGGCGCGGGCGCGGGTCGGCATCAGCAGCGTGGTCGCCCGCCTCGACGAGATCCAGGAGGCGCGACGCCAGGCGCGGGTCGCCTGCGCCGCGGTCTCACCCGGCGCCGCGATGGTCGGTCGCTTCGGCTCCGACCCGCTCGCCGTACTCCTCGCCGGGAGCCCCGACCAGGCCCGGGTGCTCGTGGACGCCGTCCTGGCCCCGGTGCTCGCGCTGCCGGAGGACGACCGGGCCGTCGTGTTCGCGACCGCCCGCGCCTGGCTGGCCGCCGGCGGCTCCACCTCCACCGCCGCCCGGGAGCTGCACGTCCACCGCAACACCGTGCGCTACCGCATCCGCCGGCTCGAGGAGATCACCGGCCGCGACCTCGCCCGACCGGTCGACGCCGCCGAGCTGTACGTCGCGCTGGAGTGCGTGCGGATCCTCGGCCTGGGCTGA
- a CDS encoding HpcH/HpaI aldolase/citrate lyase family protein: MTEFKPLRSVLYMPSSNERALEKAKTLPADAIIFDLEDAVAPDAKPAAREAAAAAVRSGEYGGRHLIIRVNGIGTEWHDDDIEAAAAAGPDVVLVPKVNSAEEVLQLTDALAAAGAPAKTTLWAMVETPIGMLNALSIATASERLTGFVMGTNDLVKELYAEHVPGRQPVITGLGLALLAARAAGIVIIDGVYNDVKDIDGFLAEVEQGRQMGFDGKTLIHPGQVEGANAGFAPGEQAVEDARGLIQAWEDARESSGAGVVTYNGKMVESLHVESAERTLAIHDAIQALQ, from the coding sequence ATGACCGAGTTCAAGCCGCTGCGCTCCGTCCTCTACATGCCCAGCTCCAACGAGCGGGCGCTGGAGAAGGCGAAGACGCTGCCCGCCGACGCGATCATCTTCGACCTCGAGGACGCCGTCGCCCCCGACGCCAAGCCCGCCGCCCGCGAGGCGGCCGCCGCGGCCGTCCGGTCCGGCGAATACGGCGGCCGCCACCTGATCATCCGCGTCAACGGCATCGGCACCGAGTGGCACGACGACGACATCGAGGCCGCCGCGGCGGCCGGGCCCGACGTCGTCCTGGTGCCGAAGGTGAACTCCGCCGAGGAGGTCCTCCAGCTCACCGACGCGCTCGCCGCCGCCGGCGCGCCCGCGAAGACCACCCTGTGGGCGATGGTCGAGACCCCGATCGGCATGCTCAACGCGCTCTCCATCGCCACCGCGTCGGAGCGGCTGACCGGCTTCGTGATGGGCACCAACGACCTCGTCAAGGAGCTGTACGCCGAGCACGTCCCCGGCCGCCAGCCCGTGATCACCGGCCTCGGCCTGGCGCTGCTCGCCGCCCGCGCGGCCGGCATCGTGATCATCGACGGCGTCTACAACGACGTGAAGGACATCGACGGCTTCCTGGCCGAGGTCGAGCAGGGCCGCCAGATGGGCTTCGACGGCAAGACGCTCATCCACCCCGGCCAGGTCGAGGGCGCGAACGCCGGGTTCGCCCCCGGCGAGCAGGCCGTCGAGGACGCCCGCGGCCTGATCCAGGCGTGGGAGGACGCGCGGGAATCGAGCGGTGCCGGCGTGGTCACGTACAACGGCAAGATGGTGGAGAGCCTCCACGTCGAGTCCGCCGAGCGCACGCTCGCGATCCACGACGCGATCCAGGCCCTCCAGTAG
- a CDS encoding PadR family transcriptional regulator, with protein sequence MDTTQLLRGVLDLAVLAVVEREDGYGYDVLRRLRAGGLAEVGDASVYGTLRRLYAAGALTSYVVPSDEGPHRKYYGITPAGRDQLAQQAKEWTSFAGTVTSLLPPQQRPTGASA encoded by the coding sequence ATGGACACCACCCAGCTCCTCCGCGGCGTGCTCGACCTCGCCGTCCTCGCGGTGGTCGAACGCGAGGACGGCTACGGGTACGACGTGCTGCGCCGGCTGCGCGCCGGCGGGCTCGCCGAGGTCGGGGACGCGTCGGTCTACGGGACGCTGCGCCGGCTCTACGCCGCGGGCGCGCTGACGTCGTACGTCGTGCCGTCCGACGAGGGCCCGCACCGCAAGTACTACGGCATCACCCCCGCGGGCCGCGACCAGCTCGCGCAGCAGGCCAAGGAGTGGACCTCCTTCGCCGGCACCGTCACCTCCCTCCTTCCCCCGCAGCAGCGCCCGACAGGAGCCTCGGCATGA
- a CDS encoding HpcH/HpaI aldolase/citrate lyase family protein, producing the protein MSHKSAKDFFRPLAVGAPQPLREIPARPSRAIHFFDPSNEKMAAKIPAMVGTVDVLLGNLEDAVKADNKVAAREGLVRIAQDTDFGPTQLWTRINALDSPWVLDDLTTLVPAIGEKLDVIMVPKVQGAEDIHYVDRILAQLEAKAGITRPILVHAILETARGVANVEEICGASPRMQGLSLGPADLAADRKMKTTRVGGGHPGYLVREDAPRDADGGYLYDADRFRFQQDLWHYTMAKMVDACATHGVYPYWGPFGDIKDTVACEDQFRNAFLLGCVGAWSLHPVQIEIANRVFSPSVEDIAHARRVVAAMGDGTGAVMIDGKMEDDASLKQCLVLVELAEELAAIDPVLKATYDAIETPEA; encoded by the coding sequence GTGAGTCACAAGAGCGCCAAGGACTTCTTCCGACCGCTGGCCGTGGGGGCGCCGCAGCCGCTGCGCGAGATCCCCGCCCGGCCCAGCCGCGCGATCCACTTCTTCGATCCCAGCAACGAGAAGATGGCCGCGAAGATCCCGGCGATGGTCGGCACCGTCGACGTACTCCTGGGCAACCTCGAGGACGCCGTCAAGGCCGACAACAAGGTCGCCGCCCGTGAGGGCCTCGTGCGCATCGCGCAGGACACGGACTTCGGGCCGACCCAGCTGTGGACCCGGATCAACGCGCTCGACAGCCCCTGGGTGCTCGACGACCTCACCACGCTGGTGCCCGCGATCGGCGAGAAGCTCGACGTGATCATGGTGCCGAAGGTGCAGGGCGCCGAGGACATCCACTACGTCGACCGGATCCTCGCCCAGCTCGAGGCCAAGGCCGGCATCACCCGGCCGATCCTCGTCCACGCGATCCTCGAGACCGCGCGCGGCGTCGCCAACGTCGAGGAGATCTGCGGCGCCTCGCCGCGCATGCAGGGCCTCTCCCTCGGCCCGGCCGACCTCGCGGCCGACCGGAAGATGAAGACCACCCGGGTCGGCGGCGGCCACCCGGGATACCTGGTCCGCGAGGACGCGCCGCGCGACGCCGACGGCGGCTATCTGTACGACGCCGACCGGTTCCGGTTCCAGCAGGACCTGTGGCACTACACGATGGCCAAGATGGTCGACGCCTGCGCGACCCACGGGGTCTACCCGTACTGGGGCCCGTTCGGCGACATCAAGGACACCGTCGCCTGCGAGGACCAGTTCCGCAACGCCTTCCTGCTCGGCTGCGTCGGCGCCTGGTCGCTGCACCCGGTCCAGATCGAGATCGCCAACCGGGTCTTCTCCCCCAGCGTCGAGGACATCGCCCACGCGCGCCGCGTCGTCGCCGCGATGGGCGACGGCACCGGCGCCGTCATGATCGACGGCAAGATGGAGGACGACGCCTCCCTCAAGCAGTGCCTGGTCCTGGTCGAGCTGGCCGAGGAGCTGGCCGCGATCGATCCCGTGCTGAAGGCGACGTACGACGCCATCGAGACCCCGGAGGCCTGA
- a CDS encoding DUF1992 domain-containing protein, translated as MPESEDWPHGRPAYEHETDAPEHPVRDRTPSRAAARARIEQQQTWVDLQVRQAMERGDFDDLPGAGKPIADLGGTHDPDWWVKRLVERERITVLPAALQLRKDDAELDAAIDALGSEREARAFVEDFNARVVRARYTPVDGPPLVTMPRDVDETLAAWRERRAARRRTTAATAEPERRRGRWWRRRR; from the coding sequence ATGCCCGAGAGCGAGGACTGGCCCCACGGCCGCCCGGCCTACGAGCACGAGACGGACGCGCCGGAGCACCCGGTCCGCGACCGTACGCCGAGCCGAGCCGCCGCCCGGGCCCGGATCGAGCAGCAGCAGACCTGGGTCGACCTCCAGGTGCGCCAGGCGATGGAGCGCGGCGACTTCGACGACCTGCCCGGCGCCGGCAAGCCGATCGCCGACCTCGGCGGCACCCACGACCCCGACTGGTGGGTCAAGCGCCTGGTCGAACGCGAGCGGATCACCGTCCTGCCCGCAGCGCTCCAGCTCCGCAAGGACGACGCCGAGCTCGACGCCGCCATCGACGCGCTGGGCTCCGAGCGCGAGGCGCGGGCCTTCGTCGAGGACTTCAACGCCCGGGTCGTCCGCGCCCGTTACACCCCCGTCGACGGCCCGCCGCTGGTCACCATGCCGCGCGACGTCGACGAGACGCTCGCGGCCTGGCGGGAGCGTCGGGCCGCCCGGCGTCGTACGACCGCCGCGACCGCGGAACCCGAGCGCCGGCGCGGCCGGTGGTGGCGCCGCCGGCGATAG
- the phaZ gene encoding poly(3-hydroxyalkanoate) depolymerase, which translates to MKPGLELRQLTVLGHSIRVAVRPGTDAGPPLLLCNGIGASLDLLQPFVEALDPRIGVVRFDVPGVGGSPDPRVPYNFPLLAHGVGRMMTALGFASYDVLGISWGGGLAQQLALQQPRRCRSLVLVSTATGSLMVPAPPRVLRKMVTPQRYRDADYAVQVAAELYGGQMRDRPDDVRRLMHAHSRVGSRRGYLLQLLAGAGWSSLPALPFLRQPTLILAGDDDPIIPLVNARIMARLIPHARLHVYRDGHLGLVTSADVLAPLIADFLRG; encoded by the coding sequence TTGAAGCCCGGGTTGGAGCTGCGCCAGCTCACCGTCCTCGGCCACTCGATCCGGGTCGCCGTCCGCCCCGGCACGGACGCCGGCCCGCCGCTGCTGCTGTGCAACGGCATCGGCGCCAGCCTGGACCTGCTCCAGCCGTTCGTCGAGGCGCTCGACCCGCGGATCGGGGTGGTCCGCTTCGACGTACCCGGCGTCGGCGGCTCCCCCGACCCCCGCGTGCCCTACAACTTCCCGCTGCTCGCCCACGGCGTGGGGAGGATGATGACCGCGCTGGGATTCGCGTCGTACGACGTGCTCGGCATCTCGTGGGGCGGCGGGCTCGCGCAGCAGCTCGCCCTCCAGCAGCCGCGCCGCTGCCGCAGCCTGGTCCTGGTCAGCACCGCCACCGGATCGCTGATGGTGCCGGCGCCGCCGCGGGTGCTGCGCAAGATGGTGACGCCGCAGCGGTACCGCGACGCCGACTACGCCGTCCAGGTCGCCGCGGAGCTGTACGGCGGGCAGATGCGCGACCGACCCGACGACGTACGCCGTCTCATGCACGCCCACTCCCGCGTCGGCTCGCGCCGCGGCTACCTCCTGCAGCTGCTCGCCGGCGCCGGCTGGTCCAGCCTCCCCGCCCTGCCGTTCCTCCGGCAGCCCACCCTGATCCTCGCCGGCGACGACGACCCGATCATCCCGCTCGTCAACGCGCGGATCATGGCGCGGCTGATCCCCCACGCCCGGCTGCACGTCTATCGCGACGGTCACCTCGGCCTGGTCACCAGCGCCGATGTGCTGGCCCCGCTGATCGCGGACTTCCTGCGGGGGTGA
- a CDS encoding SGNH/GDSL hydrolase family protein: protein MTRAAGLPVVAALAALLAGSLAGCSDPPEPRIVRKEGLPAGSTYVALGDSYSAGPRLGPSSGPVGCEQTTGNYPHLLAARLGLELTDVTCGGATSAHLAGPQTPPNGDPVPPQLDALTADTDLVTIGIGGNDGKVFAELVTTCVGLAVEDRRGAPCTAEDAEFRAKVERQLGKLPSRMIEAVEAVRERAPDATVLVVGYPHVFPASGTCDLLPLARGDYPYGRDLVSRINDGLSAAAEQTGVGYVDVWAATEGHDICSADPWIAGLIPERAALEYHPYAEEQKVVADLLAAALR, encoded by the coding sequence GCCGAGGATCGTCCGCAAGGAGGGGCTGCCGGCCGGCTCGACGTACGTCGCCCTCGGGGACTCCTACTCCGCCGGCCCGCGGCTGGGCCCCAGCAGCGGACCCGTCGGCTGCGAGCAGACGACCGGCAACTACCCGCACCTGCTGGCCGCGCGGCTCGGCCTCGAGCTGACCGATGTCACCTGCGGTGGGGCGACCAGCGCCCACCTCGCCGGCCCGCAGACGCCCCCGAACGGCGACCCGGTGCCGCCCCAGCTCGACGCCCTCACCGCGGACACCGACCTGGTCACGATCGGCATCGGCGGCAACGACGGCAAGGTCTTCGCGGAGCTCGTCACGACCTGCGTCGGCCTCGCGGTCGAGGACCGGCGCGGCGCCCCCTGCACCGCCGAGGACGCGGAGTTCCGGGCCAAGGTCGAGCGGCAGCTCGGCAAGCTGCCCAGCCGGATGATCGAGGCCGTCGAGGCCGTCCGCGAGCGCGCGCCCGACGCCACGGTCCTGGTCGTCGGCTACCCCCACGTCTTCCCGGCCTCCGGCACCTGCGACCTGCTGCCGCTCGCCCGCGGCGACTACCCCTACGGCCGTGACCTGGTCAGCCGGATCAACGACGGGCTGTCCGCCGCCGCCGAGCAGACCGGGGTCGGGTACGTCGACGTCTGGGCCGCCACGGAGGGCCACGACATCTGCTCGGCCGACCCGTGGATCGCGGGGCTGATCCCCGAGCGGGCGGCGCTGGAGTACCACCCGTACGCCGAGGAGCAGAAGGTCGTCGCCGACCTGCTCGCCGCCGCGCTGCGCTGA